One genomic window of Syngnathoides biaculeatus isolate LvHL_M chromosome 13, ASM1980259v1, whole genome shotgun sequence includes the following:
- the LOC133510781 gene encoding dynamin-3-like: MGNRGMEELIPLVNKLQDAFSSIGQACNLDLPQIAVVGGQSAGKSSVLENFVGRDFLPRGSGIVTRRPLVLQLISATAEWAEFLHCKGKKFTDFDEVRQEIEAETDRVTGANKGISPVPINLRVYSPNVLNLTLIDLPGITKVPVGDQPADIEQQIREMIMQFITRESCLILAVTPANTDLANSDALKLAKDVDPQGLRTIGVITKLDLMDEGTDARDVLENKLLPLRRGYIGVVNRSQKDIDGKKDIKAALEAERKFFFSHPAYRHMADKMGTPRLQKVLNQQLTNHIRDTLPAFRSKLQSQLLALDKEAEEYRGYRPDDPSRKTKQLLQMVQQFSVDFEKRIEGSGDQVDTVELSGGAKINRIFHERFPFELVKMECDEKEMRREISYAIKNIHGIRTGLFTPDMAFEAIVKKQIVKLKEPCVKCVDMVIQELINTVRQCSNKLECFPRLREETERIVTCHIRDRESRAKEQVLLMIDIQLSYINTNHEDFIGFANAQQRSSQTNKSQSSATNQVIRKGWLTINNISIMKGGAKEYWFVLTAESLSWFKDDEEKEKKYMLPLDNLKVRDVEKSFMSSKHIFCIFNTESRNVYKDNRTLELACDSQDDVDSWKSSLLRAGVYPEKTTTVESESSTTTSDNFSMDPQLERKVETIRNLVDSYMAIVNKCIRDLMPKAIMHLMISNVKEFINAELLAQLYSAGDQNALMDESQEQAQRRDEVLRTHQALKEALAIIGDISTTTITVPLPPPVDNSWVGGTSGGRRSPPPSPTAPRRMSAGQRPAPRGAPPPPNRPGPLGPFNNAAESPQAPSRPNRAPPSVPSRRPPPSPTRQAPP, translated from the exons ATGGGAAACCGCGGCATGGAGGAGCTGATCCCGCTGGTCAACAAGCTGCAGGATGCGTTCAGCTCCATCGGCCAGGCGTGCAACCTGGACCTGCCGCAGATCGCGGTGGTGGGCGGCCAGAGCGCGGGGAAAAGCTCCGTGCTGGAGAACTTCGTGGGCAG GGACTTTCTGCCCCGCGGTTCTGGAATCGTGACTCGCAGGCCCCTGGTCCTGCAGCTCATCAGCGCCACGGCAG AATGGGCCGAATTTCTCCACTGCAAAGGGAAGAAGTTCACGGATTTCGACGAGGTGCGCCAGGAGATCGAAGCCGAGACGGACCGCGTCACCGGCGCCAACAAAGGCATATCGCCGGTCCCCATCAACTTACGCGTGTATTCCCCAAATG TGCTGAACTTGACGCTCATCGACTTGCCGGGGATCACCAAGGTGCCCGTCGGGGACCAGCCGGCTGACATCGAGCAGCAAATCCGGGAAATGATCATGCAGTTCATCACCAGGGAGAGCTGCCTGATCCTGGCCGTCACGCCGGCCAACACCGACCTCGCCAACTCGGACGCCCTGAAACTGGCCAAGGACGTCGACCCCCAAG GTCTTCGGACCATTGGCGTGATCACCAAACTGGATTTGATGGACGAGGGCACGGACGCCCGCGACGTGCTGGAGAACAAGCTCCTGCCGCTCAGAAGAG GCTACATCGGCGTGGTGAACCGCAGCCAGAAGGACATCGACGGCAAGAAAGACATCAAGGCGGCTCTGGAGGCAGAGAGAAAGTTCTTTTTCTCCCATCCGGCGTACAGGCACATGGCCGACAAAATGGGCACCCCGCGCCTGCAGAAAGTCCTCAACCAG CAACTGACCAACCACATCCGAGACACTCTGCCGGCCTTCCGCAGTAAGCTGCAGTCCCAGCTGTTGGCTCTGGACAAGGAGGCCGAGGAATACCGGGGATACCGACCGGATGACCCGTCCCGCAAAACCAAGCAGCTGTTGCA gATGGTGCAGCAGTTCTCGGTGGACTTTGAGAAGCGGATCGAGGGTTCGGGCGACCAGGTGGACACGGTGGAGCTGTCGGGCGGAGCCAAAATCAATCGCATCTTCCACGAGCGTTTCCCGTTCGAACTGGTCAAG ATGGAGTGCGACGAGAAGGAGATGCGGCGTGAGATCAGTTATGCCATTAAGAACATCCACGGAATCAG GACGGGGCTGTTCACTCCGGACATGGCCTTCGAAGCCATCGTGAAGAAGCAGATCGTCAAGTTAAAGGAGCCCTGCGTCAAGTGCGTGGACATGGTCATCCAGGAGCTCATCAACACGGTGCGCCAGTGTTCCAACAAG CTGGAATGTTTCCCGAGGCTGCGCGAAGAAACGGAGAGAATCGTGACTTGTCACATCCGAGACAGAGAAAGTCGCGCTAAGGAGCAG gttCTGCTGATGATTGACATCCAACTCTCTTACATCAACACCAACCACGAGGACTTCATCGGCTTTGCAAA CGCCCAGCAGAGGAGCAGCCAGACCAACAAGAGTCAGAGCTCGGCAACAAATCAG gTCATCCGCAAAGGCTGGCTGACCATAAACAACATCAGCATCATGAAGGGAGGAGCCAAGGAGTACTGGTTTGTCCTGACTGCTGAGAGTCTTTCCTGGTTCAAGGATGATGAG gagaaagagaaaaagtacATGCTCCCCCTGGACAACCTGAAAGTGCGCGACGTGGAGAAGAGCTTCATGTCCAGCAAGCACATATTCTGCATTTTTAACACGGAGTCAAG GAATGTGTACAAGGACAATCGCACTCTGGAATTGGCTTGCGACTCGCAGGATGACGTGGACAGCTGGAAGTCTTCGCTGCTACGTGCCGGGGTCTATCCCGAGAAGACCACCACG GTCGAGAGCGagtcctccaccaccacctcgGATAACTTTTCCATGGACCCCCAGCTGGAGCGCAAAGTGGAAACGATCCGTAACCTGGTCGACTCTTACATGGCGATTGTGAACAAGTGCATCCGGGATCTCATGCCCAAGGCCATCATGCATCTCATGATCAGCAAC GTCAAGGAGTTCATCAACGCCGAGCTGCTGGCGCAGTTGTACTCGGCAGGTGACCAGAACGCCCTGATGGATGAGTCCCAGGAGCAGGCTCAGAGGAGGGACGAGGTGCTGAGGACCCACCAGGCCCTGAAAGAGGCCTTGGCTATCATCGGCGACATCTCAACCACCACCATCACTGTCCCGTTGCCGCCGCCCGTCGACAACTCCTGGGTCGGGGGAACGAGCGGCGGCCGCAG GTCCCCTCCTCCGAGTCCCACTGCTCCAAGGAGGATGTCTGCAGGCCAGCGCCCAGCACCCCGAGGagccccgccgccgccgaacCGTCCGGGCCCCCTGGGGCCCTTCAATAATGCCGCCGAGAGCCCCCAGGCCCCGAGCCGCCCGAACCGGGCCCCTCCGAGCGTCCCCAG TCGACGACCACCGCCATCCCCGACAAGACAAGCACCGCCATAA